TTGAACCGGCATCAACAAAGGTGCTCAAACTAGCGTATGGTACATTTCCAATAGAGTCATAAACGCCTGTAATAGCAGACTCTCTGTAGATATTGTATGAGTTAGGGCCGGCTGTTTTTTCCCATACTACCAGATATTTATTTGTGGCAGAATCAAGGGATACCAAACATATATCCTGCCCGGTAACGGTTAATCCCACTGTTACACTGTCGGTTATAGCAGGGCAACCGTTGGCGTCAGACACGGTGACAGAATAAACGCCTTCCGGCTGGCCCGAAATGGTTTGTGTAATATCAAGGGTTGACCAGGTATAGGAATAGGGGCTGGTTCCTCCATTCACGTTTGCAGCAGCGCTACCATTAGAAATGCCGCAGCCGGTAACATCAATACCTGTAACAGTTAAACTTAGAGGATCTGGCTCATCAACCACAATAGATAACGTGGTTTCACATCCGCTGGCGTCAGTAACAGTAACGAAATAGGTGAAAGCAATCATATTGGTTTGGTTTTGGACAGTGCTCCCTGTTGACCACCAATATGAATAAGGCGTACTACCACCCGTTACATTGAGCGTTACAGCGCCATCAGCAGAACCATTACAACTTAAATCCGTTGCATTTACAGTAATGGTTGGAGCGCCAACATTACTAACAGTAGCGGCAACTGAGTCAACACATCCGTTTGCATCTGTGATCGTTACCAAATATGATCCCGAAGATAAGTTTGTGACCGCAGTAGTAGTGTCACCGGTATTCCAGGAATAACTATAAGGCGCTATACCCCCGGTTACATTTACAGTAACACTTCCATCTGAACTCCCGCAATTGGCATCGGTACTGCTTGTAGTAATGTTCATACCATCAGGTTCAATAATAGTAATACTTTCAAAAGCATTACAACCCGCAGAATCGGTAACCGTTACTTCATAGGTTCCGGCAGTTAAGTTACTAATATCTTCTGTAGTATCTCCGTTTGACCATGAATAGGTGATAGGGGGAGTACCATTGCTTACAGCGATATCTATAGAACCATTTAAACCGCCATTACAGGTAATACCGGTAACTGTATTTACAGAAACGGTACCTGCGCCACTTTCATTGATGCTGACAGCAGCTGACTGGCTGCAACCGTCAAAATCAGTTACCGTTACCATGTAGGTTCCGGCAACTAAATTGTTTTCTATTAAATTAGTACCACCACTTGACCAGGCATAGGTATAAGGACTCACACCCCCGGTTGCAGTAACAAAAGCGCTGCCATCTGAACTTCCGCAATTGGCGTCAACAGATCCTGTTGTAAGCGTCATTCCAGCCGGTTCGATGATGATGATTGCACTTGCCGTAGTGCTGCAACCATTCTCTTCAGTTACTGTAACACTATATGTACCAGCGCTTAAATTAACTGCGGTATCATTCGTTTGCTGGGAGGGATCATCCCATAAATATGTGTATGGAGGAGATCCGTTTGTAATTGTAACCGTTGCGCTCCCGTCACTGCCACCGTTACAGGTTGTGGCTGCTGGAATAACGGTTAAAGCAGCTCCACTGACACCACTTACGGTAATCGCTGCTGAAAAAACAGCAACGTTACCACATCCATTGATCATTGAAACAGTAACTAAATAGTTGTCCGGTGTTGAATAAACATGATTTATTGTAGGAGAACTTGTAATGATCGTATCACCATCGCCAAAATTCCATAAGAACGCTGCACCACCAATAGCTACAAATTTAATATTCTGACAGGTGGTATAGCCGTCAGCGCTTAAAGGAGATTCAACGAACATCCCGGCATCAGCGAGTTGATTATCACCTATCGTGATATACATTGAGTCAGTCACACTGTTTCCGCATGCATTGGTCAAGGTCAATTTCACGAGGTAGGTGCCTGTATCTGCATATACGTGTTTAATGATAGTGACAAGTATGCCCATAGGTGTCATTAATACTTCAGTGGCAACACCCGCGGTGCTATCCCCGAAATCCCAGGTGTTGTTACCTGTGCCTGCCATAAAAAACAATATGGCGTCACCAGGGCAGCCGGCTATGGCAGATTCGCCAGGTATTCCCCACAAATCACCCTGACCTGCTAACACTGGAATGGAGTTGGTATCAATATTAATGGGAAGTGTGTAGGCAGCACTATTTCCACATCCGTTTATAATTGTTACTGTAGTTGTATAGCTTCCTGTATTAGTATAAACGTGCGAAGCGCCAACACCCACTGTTGTATCTGTTATACCATCACCGAAGTCCCAGGAATAAGTATAGTTATTTGGTGGAGGGTCCCCTCCACCTCCATTCTGCATCTGGAATTCTACCAGGAAGTGCACTTCATCGCCAGGGCAGGCAGAAGAGAACGGAAAAGAAAATAAGCCAGCAGGAGGAATGGTACCGTTCATATTTACTACAATGGTATCAAAGAGTGTAGTAGTGTCATTGCATCCATTTATCAACCCGATAAGGACCGGATAGTTGCCAACCGAAGCATATTGATGTTGTATTTGTGATCCGGTGGTCATGGTACTGTCTCCATCTCCAAAATTCCATAAATGCAGTTGATATCCATCATCGCTGCTCAATGTTACTATATCTCCCGGGCAAACAGGGTTTGGAAATATATCAAGGGCTAACCCTTGAGGAAAGCCAGCGGTATTAGTTACTGTAATTGTTCCGAATAAGGTTGTATCCAAACCGCAATAATTAATTAAGGTTACAGAAGTTGTAAAATTGCCAATGGAATCATAAGTATGAACAGCCCATTCAGGTCCCATGGCACTATCCCCGTCTCCAAAATTCCATAAATAAGCAGCAAAACCCTGGTCAGTGCCTAAAAATATCGCATCACCCGGGCAAGCTGTATCTTGTGAGGACCAAGCATTTACCGAATTCGGGATAGGTACGTTATTATTAATCACTACTGTATCAACCAATGTAGTATCCTTTCCGCAATAATTGGTAACGGTCACTGAAACAACGAAAGTGCCTGTATCGTTAAAAATATGAAAGCTATTCCAATTATCTGTTTTTGTAACAATCGGACTGCCATCTCCATAGTCCCATACATAACTGGCATAACCCCCGTCAATGTAAAGATCTACACGTTCACCAGGGCAGGCAGGAGATTTTGTATTAAAAGAGATCCAGTTAGGAATAGCTATATTGGTATCAATTACGATCGTATCGGTTATAGTTTTTGAGAAACCGCAGCCGTTGGTGGCTGTCAGGGTAACATAATAAGACCCCGCAGTATCATAACTATGTTTATTATCTCGTAAATTAGCGGTATCCCCATCTCCAAAATCCCAGGACCAGGATGCAGCAGGACTAAACATATATATATGTACAGGTTCCCCGGGACAGGCAGGGTCCGGCTGAAAAAACATTTCAGCATTTGCTGATACTGAACCACTTATAACAATGGTTTGAATGATCGTATCATAACCGCAATCATAAGTATTTTGAATTAGTTTAATATCATAAGTACCCGGAGCGCTGTAAGTGTGAATTTCATTTCCCCATTGTGTAGAAGATGTAAAACCGTCACCAAAATCCCATTCAAAGGAAGAGGCATTATCCCAGCTATTCACCATCACAAGATCTCCCGGACAGGCGCTGTCGGGCGTAGAAAATGCGCCTTGAGAACCGGATACATCGATTTGCATACTGGTATCTCCGATGAATCCTAAAGTATCATCATATACCAAAAGCCAAACCCAAAAAGATCCACCATTTGTATAGGTATGGATAATTGTATCTGTTAATGTATCAATAACAGTTGGAGAGCCATCGCCAAAATCCCAATCGTAACGCCAGGCATTCGTATCGGTGGTGGTATTGACAAAAGTAATCGTTTGGGGCGCGCATGCAGGCCCTAAATAATCGGATGAGAAACTTATCTGAGCGTTTACTGATCCGGCATTGCATAGTATAGCTCCCAGGCTAATGGCTAATGCAGTAGATAATTTTTTCATGATGTTTAATAGTTAATGGTTAATTGTTAATTGTTGTGGGGATTATGTCAAAAAATGACCAAATCCTTAGTTTAAATAAAACATTGAACTTGCAAACCCAGCACATAAATCAATGTATGTTGTACAAATTTATGTGCTGATAAAATTTATGTGCGGGGCAAATGTATAACACTTTCTTTAATAAAAAAATTAAATTACATATATTCATAACTTCGCCCCACAAAATTTACAATATTTTGCATCATTATCGTGCCCTTCAGCAGAACATTGAAGACAAGCTGTGGTAGTGAGGTTGCTTTTGTCCATTTTTACCAGTTCAGTGGTGACAATGCCTGTAGGGACAGCGATAAGCCCATAACCCATAATCATGATAAACGATGCTATGGTTTGACCTAAAACTGTTTGAGGAGATATATCTCCGTAACCAACTGTGGTAAGGGTAACAATGGCCCAGTATATGCTGCGGGGGATGCTCGTAAAACCATTTTCTTGTCCTTCGATCAGGTACATGATGGTGCCCATGATGGTGACTATACTTGCTGTAGACATTAAAAACACAACGATCTTAGGACGGCTTAGCTTCAGCGCGCGAACTAAATGTTGTGCTTCACCAATATACCGTGCTAATTTCAGTATCCTGAAAACCCTTAGCAGCCTGAGTGTTCTGATCACGAGCAAAGACTGGGTACCCGATATAAAGAAACTCATGTATGTCGGAACGATTGACAGAAGGTCTATGAGTCCGAAAAAACTAAAAATATAACGCAGGGGCTTGCCGGTTGAAATGATCCGGGCAATGTATTCTATTGTGAAAATGATGGTAAATACCCATTCAAGGTTACGAAGAAAAGCGCCATAATAGGCGTCAATAGATTTTACACTTTCGAGCATCACCGCTACTACACTTAGGATAATTGCCCATAAAAGTCCAATATCAAAAGCCTTTCCGGATGGCGTGTCAGCTTCAAAGATCACTTCATGGATCTTTCGCTTCCATTTGCTCATGGCTTCTTTGTCTTCCATTTAATAAAGATTTCGCGGGGTAAACTTTTTTCTGGAAAGTTGTTTTTGAATTTAAGGAATGAGTCCACTCTAAAAAGTCTTTTTTGCCACAAGATCACTAAAACACTAAATCCCACTAAAAATTAACTAATTGATTTTTCCCGAGTACTCGGGATGGGATTTAGTGCTTTGGTGATTTAGTGGCATTTTTATTTTTTGGACTTTTTAGAGTGGACTCAATATTAAATTTTGTAAAGGTCTTTTTTTATTTCATTTCCACTAACCTTTTGGTATAAACCCTATCGTTTACAATCAATTTCAGTACAAAGATACCAGACGAACTTCCTGTTTCAGACCCACCGAACCTATACTGGTATTTACCTGCATTCTGTACTTTATCCACTACGGTTTTAACTTTTTTACCCAATACATTAAGTACTTCCAGGGTTACATTCGCTCTTTCCGTCAGTGTATAGGCAATTTGGGTTTGTCCGGTATAGGGGTTTGGATATACAATGAAATCCGTAAGGTTTTTCCCGATACCCGTGGATGGCTCTGAAATACCTGTGGTTGTTATTCTGTTGGAGACATTTGATCTGGCTGAATTGTAAACCAATACTTTTGCTAAAGTAGGAGAACAACCCGTTGGGTGTTCTGCAGCAACCATATAAAATAGATCAGGGCAACTAAGTGGTGAAGGGTCTGTATAAGAATGATTTGTGCTGGGTAAAAACTGAAATGGCACGAGAGAATCGGCAGTACAACCTCTGTATATGGTATATGTATTATAGCTAAACCCCTTGTAATCATCCCAGATCAGGTTGACCGTACCACCGAGACCGAGATTCATTGTCAGGTGGATGGTTTTATGGATGGGGCTCAATTCGGATTCCTGGCCGCAGGAATCAACTGCTGACATTTTATATCTCCATGACCTTAGCTGCGGGTCGGCTAACGGATCAGGGAATACGCTAAGGGAATCATATTGCACAGTGCCAATTATTGAATAATTACCGCTTTGCGTCCCTTCTTTATAAATATTATAGGATGCAATGTTTAACCCGGGTGTTTTTTCCCATACGATAAGGTTTTTACCGGTAGCGCTGTCAACTGTTACGATACATATTGGCTGTATTGCCGGTACGGTTTCATTGATGTCAATACTCGCTACGGCAATACATCCGTTGGCATCTGTGACCGTTATCCCATAAGTGCCTATAGTCAAATTACTTATATTTTGTGTTGTATCGCCTGTTGGTGACCAGCTATAAGTATAGGGTGCAACGCCACCGGTAACGTTGATGTCAATAGCCCCGATTGAGGGATTGTTACAATTTACGTCTGTTGTTGAAACAATTGATATGGTGGGGCCTCCAACATTGTTAACTATCACAGGAGCAATCATAGAACACAGGTTTGCATCTGTAACAGTTACCGAATAAATTCCTGCGGATAAACCGGTTTCTATCTGGTTAATACCACCGGTAGACCATGAGTACGTATAAGGCATTGTTCCTCCATTCACAATTACAACAGCGCTGCCGTCAGAGGCAGCACAACTGGCGTCTGATATAACAACTGTTGTGGTTAATGGATCAGGTGTGAAAATCGTATAGCTTTTTGCAGCAACACACCCGGCAGCATCTGTAACGGTTACTTCATAAATCCCTCCACTTAAGCTGTCAATATCCTCCGTTGTGCTTCCGTTTGACCACAAATAAGTACATGGAGGCGTAATACAAATAACGTTAATATTTATTGAACCGGTTTCTTCACCGGCACAATTGTTATTTGTTAAAGAGATGAGCCCAACACTAGGGGCATTACCAACATCACTTATTGTAACAGTACCAATAGCCGCACAGCCATTGGAATCAATAACCGTTACATATTGAACACCTGAAGTCAAGGTAGAATCAATATCGGTAGTGTCTCCGTTTGACCATGCAAAGTCATAAGGGGGGACGCCTCCGCTTACATTGGTAACTGCGGCTATACCATCTGCATTTCCACAGGTGGAGCCGCTGATCTCAGTAACCGTTACGCTCATTTGTTCAGAAATGTTGACTGTGTCAATTACCGCGCAGTTTTTTGCATCATTAACTGTAATCGTATATAAACCCAGGTTCAAACCTGTTATTGTCGTAGCAGTGCTTCCTGTTGACCAGTAATAGGTATATGGCGGTGTACCACTGACTGCAGATACGGTAGCTTCTCCATTTGCTGAATCGCAATAGGCCCCTTGTGAGGTGATATTCAATAGAGGGAAAGTATGAACAATTGCTGAAAAAATAAAGGTATCAATACAGCCTGCTATTTGAGATACGATAAGCTGTACAGTATGTGTATCAGGAGCAGCATACAAATACTTTATGGTTTCATTAGGGTTGCCTGATGAATAATCAACAAATCCATCGTTATCAAAATCCCAACTAAAAGTAGAACCGGGTTCTACACCGGTTGTAAGGTTTGTAAATACAGTGCTGTCACCCAGACAGGGATCACTTGCGCTGACATTAAATGCCGGGGGTTCGCAAAAGAACTCATCCGCTCCAATATCAGGAGTTGAAGGATCGCGTGGATGGCCGTCAATATCATCTGTGACCAATGCTATAGGCATGGCTACTCCCATCAATAGCACTTGGGCAATATGCAGGTCAGTATTAGTATAAAATAAAGGATTGACAGAGAGGGAATTAATATCCATACCGCTGGCTCCTTTCAAAGAATCCAGGGTTTCCTGAATACCGGCCCAGTATGCCAGGTTATTACCCGTAGCATACAAGTCGTTATTATCAGAAGACGTAAATGCACCTGTTGAAGCGGAAGCAACGTAATATGCGTACCCACCTCCGATATTTGAGAAAATATTGTTCTTCACGTTTATGTTGCTTCCGCCACCGGAAACATAAAAAGCTATACCACTACCTGTATTTGTTGATGTAATGTTCACGCTATTGTGATAGACATTCATATAGCTGGAATTAAATAGCTCGATACCATAAGCGCTGCTCGTTCCTCCTACGTAAGAAAAATTATTTGCGATAAGTCCCCGAAACGGAGCTGAACCATTACAATTACGCAAATAAATTCCATAATAATAATCACTGCTTACAACTCTGTTTTTAATTATTTGCAAAGCATTGTCACAGTCCTCAAGATATATCCCATAATAAGTTGTTCCGGTGTTAGATACATCATTTCCATTTACTTTCGGAGCGTCACAGTCCTCAAGGTAAATGCCAGTGTTGGAAGAACTGGTTATGATGTTATTTTCAATCACCACTCTTGTGGCAAAAATGCCGTCATCTCCATTGATGTTTACACCTACATACCCTTCGCTGATAAAATTGTTTCTAATTACAATATCACTAATTACATCATTATAAGTATCAATTACCGAAGATACTGAATTTGCAGTATTAGAACTGCTAAGTAGATTATTTAACAGGTTAACATCTTCAACATTGCCATTTATATGTATAACCTTTGCATAAGAGCCGCCTGTTGCTGCCAGCGTCATGTTTTTTATAGATACATGGCTGGCGCCATAAAGCCGGAAAACATAGTTATCACTTACTGTAGAAGCATTATAGGTCATTATTACTGACGAAGAGTCCCCTGTTTCGGATTGGAATACTACTGTATCAGCGCTATTCGATCCTGATATTGGCAATACCACAACTTGCTCGATATAAGTACCCGGCCTGGCATTAAAAGTTACAACACCTGCAATTCCTCTTAAGTTAAGATCGCTTACAGCCAATGTGAATGTAGCATAATCCGGTGATGTCCCTCCAATTGTATAAACTCCAATAAGCGGGGTCATAGTAGAATCTACAACAAATTCATCAGCCCCAATGTCGGGAAATAAAGAATCCCTGGGATCCCCATCAATATCAACCGTAATAATGCCCAGGGGTGTGCCGGTACTATCTACAAATGAACTTGTAGTATGGAGGTCAGTGCTGGATACAAACACCGGGTTCACAGAAATGGAATTTACATCCATGCTATTTGCTGCCTGGAATGCGGCTAAATCATTTTTAGCTACCCCATTCCAGTTTCCGACAAAATTTCCAGATGTAAAGAGATCATTATAATCAGAGGAAGTTATTGCTGTACCAAGGTTGTTATAATAAGCATAGCCCCCCGAAATTGGCAAAGATATTATTCCTTACATCTATATTAGCGCCATTGCTATTGTTATACGCTCTGCCCGCAGTAGAATTTGTGCTGGTAATTTGTACGCTATTGTAATATATATTGACGAAGTCAGAAGATAGGGTATATATTCCGTAAGCAGTAGTGTTTCCACCAATATTAACAAAATTATTTGCAACAAGCCCTTTTTTAGAATTCGTACCGGTACAATTGTGAACCCTTATGCCCCCATCCGACCCATTTGAGGATGTGATTGTATTTCCTGTTAGTACAAAATCATTTTCAACATTAAATAAGTAAATCCCGTTATAACCGAATGACCCGGTGGCGGTTATGTTATTGTTTGTGATGATTGATGCATCCTGATCTTCCAGGTATATACTAATATCGGTTTGGCCGGAGAATACATTATTACTTACCTCAATTCCGGTTGCCAGAATTGCATTGTTTGCATTCATATATATTCCCCAATATCCACTGTTGAACAAGCTATTTTGAACTACGATATTATTAAAAAGAGAGCTATTACCATGAAGAGCAGCTACACTCGAGATATTTGTATTACTGTTTATAACGCAATTATAAATGCTGTCAAACTTTGGATTTCCTGAAATTCTGATAGCAATCGCATTATTAACACCATTAGCAGATATGGTTAAATCGCGAATGGTAATATAATCAGCGGCTCTTAACCTGAAAATATATTGGTTGGTCGAACTTGCGTTAAAGTTTATATCAACAAGCGAAGAGTCCCTGTTCTCAGATTGAAAAGTAACCGTTTTTGTAGCATCCGCTCCGGTAACGGGGTAAACCTGAAATTGCTCACTATAACTACCATCCCTGATATCAAAAGTTACAGAAGCGGAGATACCAACATCGTTCAAAGAATCTACAGCAGCAGAGACCGTAACAAAATCCGGTGTCACGCCCCCAACTGTATAAATTCCCGCCAGGGGAGTTCCAACCCCAACAAATTCATCAGCGCCAATGTCGGGAGTTCCCGCCCTGGCATCTCCATCAATATCTGTAGTAATACCTGTTGTGGGGTCTCCCTTTCCATCTAAGGTGAAAATTGTGGTATGAAGGTCTGTGTTAGAGGTATATACCGGCTTTACAGATATTGAATTGACATCCTTGCCATTAACTACTTTCAGGGCTATAAGGTCTTCTACATTGCCACCCCAGTTTGCCAAATAATTTCCCGATCCGTAATAGTTGTTGTAATCGGATGTATCTATATTGGTTAGTGAATTGGTATAATAGGCATATCCCCATCCCGAGTTCTTAAAGCAATTATTTCGCACATCCAGGTTTGATCCACCCGAGGCATAAAATGCTCTTCCACCGGTTGAGCTTCCAAGAACGTTTACGCTATTATGGAAGATGTTTTGATAGGTAGAACCATTGCTAAATATTCCATAGGAAGTACCTGTTCCTCCAATATAAATAAAGTTATTGGCAACAGACCCTTTCAGAATAAAACTTCCATCCGAGTTAAAAAGATAGATCCCATACCCACCATTCGTCATGTTTATTTTGTTTTTCTGAATTTCCATGTTGTTGTCGGAATAGGCGGTGTAAATTCCGTAACCCAATGAAGATGAGTTGCTCATATTGATGTTGTTATTAATGATTTTCGGAGCATTTTGGTGTCGTACCATTACACCGTAGTAAGAATTGTTAACAAACTGATTATTAATAATTTCATTTCCTGCAGATAAAACGCTGGTACTGGTTCCCCGCAGGTGTATTCCATAACTTCCATTAACAATAAGGTTGTTTTTAATAACATTATTCTGGTCCTGAGAACCATATCCGTAGATAACAGAAAGGTTTATACTTGTATTTGTAGTGTTCGGGCCTATTAGGACACAGTTGGAAATGGTATCATTGCTGGCACCACCTAAAAAGTAAAAAACAAAAGAAAAACTGGTTCCCGTATTTGTAATAGTTAGTTGATGGAAATTAATAAAGTTTGCACCATTCAGCTTCACTACGTAATTATCGCCAGAGGTGCTGGAGCCATAAGATAGCGTGACCGCAGTAGAATCCCCTGACAGAGATTGGAAAGTGATGGTATTAGTTGCATTGACATTTGTAATGACAGGAATTTCAAATTGTTCGTTATAGGTGCCATTTTGCACGTTAAAGATTACAGGTCCGCCTACTCCTTGTGAGATAAGCGTGTCAACCGCCTCGGTAAACGAAGCAAAACTATCGGTTGGATTGATGCCGATAGTATAAGTTCCTGATAGTTGGGCAAAGATGTTTACAGATGTTGCTAAGGAAATGATAGTTGCAGTAACTAATTTCCTGATAATTGTACGATTAAACAGATTAAGTTTCATAATTTCCAAGATTAGTTGGTTGTGAAATTGAGGCTGCAAAGCCCCGCACCCCGAGTACTCGGGGTGCGGGGCAAAGATAAATAAAGTAAATTAAGTTTCAGAAAGAAAATATATTTTTTAGTTGTCTGGTTATATTTTTTTAGAATATATCCTTTAATTTTAGTTTAAATCCCTTCATAATAAGGGATTCCAAAATATCTTTCTCAGAAAAAGTTTTGTAAAGATTAAAAACATCTTCTTTCAATACATAAACTTCTATGCTCTTTTCTTTAGGCATCACAATCCAGTATTCTTTTACGCCAAATTTTGCATAGAGCTTTTTTTTGGTAACCAAATCACTGTAAACGCTTTTTGAAGAAACAATTTCTATAGCGATATCAGGCGCTCCTTCTATTTTCTTTTCACCAATAATATTTAATCTTTCTTTTGAAATGAAAAAAATATCCGGCTGAACGGTATTTTCTTCATCAAGATAAACATCACAGGGAGCATAAAAAACTTCTCCTAATTTTGTTTTTTTTAGGAACTCAAGAATATAATATCCTACATCCCTTGAAATTCTCTGATGATTTGGTATTGGCGCCGGTGCCACAAGTAATTCTCCATTAATAAGTTCATAACGCTCCTCATCAGGTGTTTGGAGGTAATCCTGATAGGTGTATTTTTTCTTTTCTGTTGCAACGGTAAGAGACATTTTGATGTATTAAAGTCAGTATTTTGCCGGGTAGAAACCCCGAGGAATTCGGGGCGGGCACACGACAACACAGAGTGAGGAAACATCTGCTCCCTCAAGTCTAAAATTATTTACTTATTTAAAGATCATTACATAAACCATGAGTAAAATAGCTTATTTCAATTCTACCAATCGTTTGGTATAAACCACTTCATTCACTACCAATTTCAGTATAAAGATACCAGGTGAGTTTCCATTTTCATATCCGGAGAACCTATATTGGTATTTACCCGCATTCTGTGTTATATTCACTAAGGTTTTAACCTTTTTACCCAATATATTATAAACATCAAGCATTACATTTGCTTTTTCGGCCAGGGTATAGGTGATTTCGGTTTGTCCGTTGTAGGGATTTGGATAAACCTTGAACTTTAAACTTTGAACTTTAAACTCATCAATTCCTGTGGTCGTCATCCTGTTAGATACATTAGACCTGGCTGAATTATAAGTCAATACTTTAGCCAATGTAGGATTACAACCGGTTGGATGAATTAATTCAAGCTGATAGTAAATACTATCTCCTACCGGTGGCATTGTGTCAGTATAGGTAATGGATGATCCCGAAATTGAATCTAGTATAGCCATGTTTAAAGGAGATGTGCCTCGCCATATCCTGTACTTTACACCTGAAAATCCAATGTAATTATCCCATACCAGATTTATTACACCCGGACCTAAACTTACAGTAAGGTGTAAGGTGTGATGAAGGGCGCTTAATACTGACTCATTTCCACAGCTATCCACAGCAGCTATTTTATACAGTTCTGATTTAGTGGCTGGAAAGGAAACAGCATCAACAAATATACTTGAATCACCGTATGCTACACGTCCAATCACCTCAAAGGAATCTGTAATAGCAATTTCTCTGTAAATGCGGAAAGAATCTACAGGTAAACCTGATTTTTCCCATACTACTACGTATTTGCTGGAGGCAGGATCAATAGTTACCAAGCATATTTCCTGGACAGGCACTGCGATCCCTATCGTTACACTGTCGCTTGCTGTACAGCCGTTTGCATCGGTAACTGTGAGGCCATACCCTGCATCTGAAAGTCCTGTAGCAGTTTCGGTGGTATCACCATTAGACCATGCATAGCTGTAGGGACTTGTCCCACCTGTTACACTTGGTGTTGCGTCACCATCAGCATTACCGCAACCAGTTACATCTGAGCCGGTCACCGATACCGTCAGTACATCCGGTTCATCAACGATAAAGGTATTTGCTGACTGGCACCCATTGCCTGCATCGGTGACGACTACCATGTATGCTCCTGCAGTTAATCCGGCAATATCTTCAGTGAAGCTGCCATTAAACCAAATATATGAATAAGAGCCTGTTCCACCGGTCACAGTCATGTCCACAGCGCCATCAGAGCTGCCATTACAACTCACATCCGTGATCACTGCACTGAGGGTTGAGCCACCAAGATCACTGACATTGGCAGTGGTTGAATCTACACAGCTGTTGGCATCAGTGACAACCACAGTATAAGACCCTGCAGATAGTCCGCCAATGCTGTCAGTGGTTTCTCCGCCATCCCACAGGTAAGTGAATGGAGACGCGCCTCC
The Cytophagales bacterium DNA segment above includes these coding regions:
- a CDS encoding T9SS type A sorting domain-containing protein, whose product is MPISGGYAYYNNLGTAITSSDYNDLFTSGNFVGNWNGVAKNDLAAFQAANSMDVNSISVNPVFVSSTDLHTTSSFVDSTGTPLGIITVDIDGDPRDSLFPDIGADEFVVDSTMTPLIGVYTIGGTSPDYATFTLAVSDLNLRGIAGVVTFNARPGTYIEQVVVLPISGSNSADTVVFQSETGDSSSVIMTYNASTVSDNYVFRLYGASHVSIKNMTLAATGGSYAKVIHINGNVEDVNLLNNLLSSSNTANSVSSVIDTYNDVISDIVIRNNFISEGYVGVNINGDDGIFATRVVIENNIITSSSNTGIYLEDCDAPKVNGNDVSNTGTTYYGIYLEDCDNALQIIKNRVVSSDYYYGIYLRNCNGSAPFRGLIANNFSYVGGTSSAYGIELFNSSYMNVYHNSVNITSTNTGSGIAFYVSGGGSNINVKNNIFSNIGGGYAYYVASASTGAFTSSDNNDLYATGNNLAYWAGIQETLDSLKGASGMDINSLSVNPLFYTNTDLHIAQVLLMGVAMPIALVTDDIDGHPRDPSTPDIGADEFFCEPPAFNVSASDPCLGDSTVFTNLTTGVEPGSTFSWDFDNDGFVDYSSGNPNETIKYLYAAPDTHTVQLIVSQIAGCIDTFIFSAIVHTFPLLNITSQGAYCDSANGEATVSAVSGTPPYTYYWSTGSTATTITGLNLGLYTITVNDAKNCAVIDTVNISEQMSVTVTEISGSTCGNADGIAAVTNVSGGVPPYDFAWSNGDTTDIDSTLTSGVQYVTVIDSNGCAAIGTVTISDVGNAPSVGLISLTNNNCAGEETGSININVICITPPCTYLWSNGSTTEDIDSLSGGIYEVTVTDAAGCVAAKSYTIFTPDPLTTTVVISDASCAASDGSAVVIVNGGTMPYTYSWSTGGINQIETGLSAGIYSVTVTDANLCSMIAPVIVNNVGGPTISIVSTTDVNCNNPSIGAIDINVTGGVAPYTYSWSPTGDTTQNISNLTIGTYGITVTDANGCIAVASIDINETVPAIQPICIVTVDSATGKNLIVWEKTPGLNIASYNIYKEGTQSGNYSIIGTVQYDSLSVFPDPLADPQLRSWRYKMSAVDSCGQESELSPIHKTIHLTMNLGLGGTVNLIWDDYKGFSYNTYTIYRGCTADSLVPFQFLPSTNHSYTDPSPLSCPDLFYMVAAEHPTGCSPTLAKVLVYNSARSNVSNRITTTGISEPSTGIGKNLTDFIVYPNPYTGQTQIAYTLTERANVTLEVLNVLGKKVKTVVDKVQNAGKYQYRFGGSETGSSSGIFVLKLIVNDRVYTKRLVEMK
- a CDS encoding Uma2 family endonuclease — its product is MSLTVATEKKKYTYQDYLQTPDEERYELINGELLVAPAPIPNHQRISRDVGYYILEFLKKTKLGEVFYAPCDVYLDEENTVQPDIFFISKERLNIIGEKKIEGAPDIAIEIVSSKSVYSDLVTKKKLYAKFGVKEYWIVMPKEKSIEVYVLKEDVFNLYKTFSEKDILESLIMKGFKLKLKDIF